CGCATGCTGACTCGTAACAGGAATAGATAGATTTTTTTGTTTCATCATTTGATGCGCATCTACCGTACCGCCAATAATAATATCCGCTTTCGGATTTCCAGCTTCCTCTTCTACCCTCCGAAGAAGCTCCTCTGTCGAAAGACGAATAAACTCATACGTACAGCCGCGTGGCTTACAAAATGACGAAAGCAAAGCTTCACCAACTTCCTCGCGAGCTGCTACATACGCAACAAGATGACGATCATCCAAAATAGGGAGACCACTTTTATTATATTTAATAGAGGTTGTATCTCGAGAGCAACTAGACATCGCTCCTCCAATTACTAGCAAAAAGAAGAAAAAGGCTATCTTTCTCATGACACATTCTCCTTTACAAATACATTTGCGAGGGAGCTTTTCATATACATGACATTCCCATTGTTATCACCGAGATATTGCACAACAAAATACGATGGATATACAGAAATAGTAAGAACGTCTTCTCGCTCATTCTTTATACGCTTCCCTGTTTTATAAGCGGTAATATAAGCAATCGGTTCATTCTGTGATTGTAATAATTTCTGTATTTCTCCGTAATCTGTAATTTGCTTTGCGTACCGAATCGAATCAAGTATGTGCGTAAGATTCATCGTACGTTCTACATCACCTTGACGTACTATGACATCCTGTGCTGATGCAAAAAAGTCATGAATACGTTCTGGCGTGTAATACAGGCTTAACAAATACGTTTGAAATGCTGAAATCATTGGATCCGTACCATTCTTTCCGTACATATCAGCCCCGTACTGGAACAAGTCACCTACTGCAAAAGTACGTTTCTGTCCATTCAAGTACGTTACTTCTCCAGTAAATACTTGTTCTTGACTCTTAGATTCTCTTGGTTCTATTTGAATTCGGTCAAAGAATGAAACAATCGTATGCAAACGAACTTCATCCGTTATAACAATTTCTCCCCACTTTTCATGCCTAACCTTCATTTCGGTAGGCAGGGATTCATTCACTCTTTGTAAAACAGTTTGTTTGTCATCCACGATTGTGATTCGATTGTATATTTGCTTCTCCATCACATAAAACAAAATAAGAGAAAAGATTATACAAAGAACAAACATAAGAATTTGAAATGATAGCCTTTTCATTTCTGCCTACCTCCAAGATAAAAAAACGTTGTTTCGAAAATACCGCATAATTGTTTCATAAATGTATCATTTAACCGCTTTCAAGTGTTTTATGTCTTCCATCCGTCTCGGAAGCAAGAATGTAATAAATATTGTAGTACCAACCTCTTCACTACTCTCAATTCGCATACTTCCGCCCTGCTTATTCATAATCTCCTGACAAATATACAAACCGTAACCATTCCCGTAACTAGAAGGAAGTACCTTCCCTTCTGGTGATTCATTCCACTCTGCAAGCACACCTTCATCTATACCAATGCCATCATCATGAACAAAAACCTTCGCTTCACGTTCATTTACGATTACATTCATCCGAATTTGCGTAGCATCGCTATATTTTATCGCATTATCCAGCACGTTTAAGAAGATCTGTTTCGTCTTATCGAAATCCGCAACAACGTGTACATCTGTTAACTCATTGATCACTTCAATCTCAAATTTCTGCAGGCGAGGTTTCACAATTGAAACTGCTTCTTCAGCTAATTCCTTTATATTCACAACTGTAGGTGACACTTCAAACGTACTCGTCCCATACTTTGAGGACTTAAGTAATTCCTCTACAAGTGATAATAAACGCTCACTTTCTACAGCTACATAACGCAGGCTCTCCTGTACATCTTCCTTCGCCTTTAACTTCGGAATTAAATCCACATAGCCAATAATCGCCGTTAGCGGTGTTTTCAGCTCATGTGTAATGCGGTCTAAAAAATCTTTCTGCTTCTCTTTCTCCTCCTTCAATTGCTTAATATGCAGTTCAATTCCATCAGCCATCGCATTAAAAGACGCTGAAAGCTGAGCAATTTCCACATATTCATTTAGCTCAATCTTACTTTTATAATCACCATTCGCAAGCCGGTGCGCCATTTGCCTTAACTGATCAATCGGCTTATGAAGAGACTTTGCCAAACGAATTGCAAAGAAAATACCCGCAGCTACTAGACAAAGAGACGTCATTAAGAACGTCCAACCGACATTTGTTAAAACTTCCTTCTCACCTGTTAACTCATTTATAAAACGAACACTTCCAATGACATCGTTTCCATAATACACCGGGCTTGAAAATAAAAGAATTGGAGCTGGGTCTCCCTCTTCAAAAACATAAGATTTCTTCCCCTTCAAAGAACTCTCAATATCAATATTCCGGTGAAGAAGTGCTCCCTTTTGCGTATCCGCAACAACATCTCCATTCT
This Bacillus paramycoides DNA region includes the following protein-coding sequences:
- a CDS encoding DUF3919 family protein, whose product is MKRLSFQILMFVLCIIFSLILFYVMEKQIYNRITIVDDKQTVLQRVNESLPTEMKVRHEKWGEIVITDEVRLHTIVSFFDRIQIEPRESKSQEQVFTGEVTYLNGQKRTFAVGDLFQYGADMYGKNGTDPMISAFQTYLLSLYYTPERIHDFFASAQDVIVRQGDVERTMNLTHILDSIRYAKQITDYGEIQKLLQSQNEPIAYITAYKTGKRIKNEREDVLTISVYPSYFVVQYLGDNNGNVMYMKSSLANVFVKENVS
- a CDS encoding HAMP domain-containing sensor histidine kinase → MSLKRNMVFGIVGLLIPIFVLLYAVVYITLEKNMYHNAANSLEKLSVEAQIYTMNYLEKEAEIETLGPNSLLIASYLAKRMDVRVQMIGKNGDVVADTQKGALLHRNIDIESSLKGKKSYVFEEGDPAPILLFSSPVYYGNDVIGSVRFINELTGEKEVLTNVGWTFLMTSLCLVAAGIFFAIRLAKSLHKPIDQLRQMAHRLANGDYKSKIELNEYVEIAQLSASFNAMADGIELHIKQLKEEKEKQKDFLDRITHELKTPLTAIIGYVDLIPKLKAKEDVQESLRYVAVESERLLSLVEELLKSSKYGTSTFEVSPTVVNIKELAEEAVSIVKPRLQKFEIEVINELTDVHVVADFDKTKQIFLNVLDNAIKYSDATQIRMNVIVNEREAKVFVHDDGIGIDEGVLAEWNESPEGKVLPSSYGNGYGLYICQEIMNKQGGSMRIESSEEVGTTIFITFLLPRRMEDIKHLKAVK